In Halomonas alkalicola, the following proteins share a genomic window:
- a CDS encoding fluoride efflux transporter FluC, with the protein MSRGYSPLFPYAAVGLGSALGSLLRYLVSMGSLALFGPLFPWGTLAVNVVGSWLIAWLATLGGRYTHGRVARWQPFLVAGFCGGFTTFSLFSLETLHLITLGRPWLAAAYVAASLPLWFAAAWHGQRVARTMRQARGRR; encoded by the coding sequence ATGAGCCGCGGATATTCCCCTCTGTTCCCCTATGCCGCGGTGGGGCTCGGCAGTGCCCTGGGCAGCCTGCTGCGCTATCTGGTCTCCATGGGGTCGCTGGCGCTCTTCGGCCCGCTCTTCCCCTGGGGGACCCTGGCGGTCAATGTTGTCGGCTCCTGGCTGATCGCCTGGCTGGCCACCCTGGGGGGGCGCTACACCCACGGCCGCGTGGCGCGCTGGCAGCCCTTCCTGGTGGCCGGCTTCTGCGGCGGCTTCACTACCTTCTCGCTGTTCAGCCTCGAGACCCTTCATCTGATCACGCTCGGCCGTCCCTGGCTGGCCGCGGCCTATGTGGCTGCCAGCCTGCCGCTCTGGTTCGCCGCGGCCTGGCACGGGCAGCGGGTCGCCAGGACGATGCGCCAGGCGCGGGGGCGGCGTTGA
- a CDS encoding fluoride efflux transporter FluC, protein MGIGASGLLLVALGGALGGMGRLAVTNLFSHWLGARFPWGTLAVNLSGALVAGWWAARLGIPTTLDLSSAWLALVVGLLGGYTTVSSFSLQTLTLWQSGHPRRAVANVLATCLAGLALASLGWWLAGGGA, encoded by the coding sequence ATGGGGATCGGAGCATCCGGCCTGTTGCTGGTAGCACTGGGCGGCGCGCTGGGCGGCATGGGCCGCCTGGCGGTGACCAACCTGTTCAGCCACTGGCTGGGGGCGCGCTTTCCCTGGGGCACCCTGGCAGTCAATCTAAGCGGTGCGCTGGTGGCGGGCTGGTGGGCCGCACGGCTGGGGATTCCCACCACCCTGGATCTCTCCTCGGCGTGGCTGGCGCTGGTGGTGGGGCTGCTGGGCGGCTACACCACGGTCTCCTCCTTCAGCCTGCAGACCCTCACCCTCTGGCAGAGCGGCCACCCGCGCCGCGCCGTGGCCAACGTGCTGGCTACCTGCCTGGCGGGCCTCGCCCTGGCGTCGCTTGGCTGGTGGCTGGCGGGAGGTGGCGCATGA
- a CDS encoding pirin family protein, protein MIIRHADERGYADHGWLKSRHTFSFADYFDPHHMGFRTLRVINEDRVTGGSGFGAHPHRDMEILSYVLEGEMAHKDSMGNGAIMRPGDVQRMSAGTGVIHSEFNNAPDRELHFLQIWIEPEARGIAPGYEQKAFPAEQRQGEWRLVVSRQGRDGSVSINQDVNLYVGLFAAGERVPTPEVRHAWLHVVRGEAEINGQRLSAGDAAAFQRGETIEAVGVTEAELLLFDLA, encoded by the coding sequence ATGATCATTCGTCATGCCGACGAGCGCGGCTACGCCGACCACGGCTGGCTGAAGTCGCGCCACACCTTCTCGTTTGCCGACTACTTCGACCCGCACCACATGGGCTTTCGCACGCTGCGCGTGATCAACGAGGACCGGGTCACGGGCGGCAGTGGCTTTGGCGCTCACCCCCACCGTGACATGGAGATCCTCTCCTACGTGCTGGAAGGCGAGATGGCCCACAAGGACAGCATGGGCAACGGTGCGATCATGCGCCCGGGCGATGTGCAGCGCATGTCGGCCGGCACCGGGGTGATCCACAGCGAATTCAACAACGCCCCCGACCGGGAGCTGCACTTCCTGCAGATCTGGATCGAGCCGGAGGCGCGAGGCATCGCCCCCGGCTACGAGCAGAAGGCCTTTCCCGCCGAGCAGCGCCAGGGCGAGTGGCGGCTGGTGGTCTCTCGGCAGGGGCGCGATGGCTCGGTTAGCATCAATCAGGACGTCAACCTCTACGTCGGCCTGTTCGCTGCCGGCGAGCGGGTACCAACCCCGGAGGTGCGCCATGCCTGGCTGCACGTGGTGCGCGGCGAGGCGGAGATCAACGGGCAGCGGCTCTCGGCCGGCGATGCCGCCGCCTTCCAGCGGGGGGAGACCATCGAAGCCGTAGGGGTAACGGAGGCGGAGCTCCTGCTCTTCGACCTGGCCTGA
- a CDS encoding AMP-binding protein: protein MESPQDAATPHAQASRPWTRHYRDGIAAELPPPAHPNLAALISESAERFADRRAFTSCMPNGMNGALSYAQVDEASDAFAAYLREGLGLAPGSRVAVQLPNCLSYPIVVFGILKAGCVLVNTNPLYTATEMTHQFRDSGAEALVIVDLFVDKLPEVLPHTAIRQVVVTSLAQGFPPVVRQVVKAVLKYWNRVIPPCPVEATALGEALAEGRRLGQGVTVKDYWRDLGPESLAALQYTGGTTGVAKGAMLSHGNLLANVAQIEAMAGSHIGDGEECVLTALPLYHIFAFSVNLLAFFKHGAHNVLVPNPRPIQNLQRAIENYPVSWISGVNTLFNALLNEEWFTLYPPRRLRAAAAGGTALHAAVAERWEKVTGTPLVEGYGLTESSPVISFNPLVGRRKPGSIGIPVPGTEVRLVDEGGAPVAQGEPGELTARGPQVMQGYWQQPEASAEALRDGWLYTGDVAAMDEDGYLRIVDRKKDLILVSGFNVYPNEVEDCIALLDAVQEVGVIGVPDADSGEAVRAYIVTRGELDPETVKAHCRKHLARYKVPRQVEFVDDLPKSPIGKVLRKDLRADYLKDHPQATDGSPAC, encoded by the coding sequence ATGGAGTCACCGCAGGATGCCGCCACCCCTCACGCCCAGGCTTCCCGCCCCTGGACGCGTCACTACCGCGACGGCATAGCGGCCGAGCTGCCGCCCCCGGCGCACCCCAACCTGGCGGCGCTGATCAGCGAGAGCGCCGAGCGCTTCGCCGACCGGCGCGCCTTCACCAGCTGCATGCCCAACGGCATGAATGGCGCCCTGAGCTACGCCCAGGTCGATGAGGCTTCTGATGCCTTCGCCGCCTACCTGCGCGAGGGGCTCGGGCTCGCCCCGGGCAGCCGGGTCGCGGTGCAGCTCCCCAACTGCCTGAGCTACCCGATCGTGGTCTTCGGCATCCTCAAGGCGGGCTGCGTGCTGGTGAACACCAACCCGCTCTACACCGCCACGGAGATGACCCACCAGTTCCGCGACAGCGGCGCCGAGGCGCTGGTGATCGTCGATCTCTTCGTCGACAAGCTGCCCGAGGTGCTGCCCCACACCGCCATCCGCCAGGTGGTGGTGACGAGCCTCGCCCAGGGCTTCCCCCCCGTGGTGCGCCAGGTGGTGAAGGCGGTGCTCAAGTACTGGAACCGGGTGATTCCCCCCTGCCCCGTGGAGGCCACCGCCCTCGGCGAGGCGCTGGCCGAGGGGCGACGCCTGGGCCAGGGCGTGACGGTGAAGGATTACTGGCGCGACCTGGGGCCGGAGAGCCTCGCCGCCCTGCAGTACACCGGCGGCACCACCGGGGTCGCCAAGGGCGCCATGCTCAGCCACGGCAACCTGCTCGCCAACGTGGCCCAGATCGAGGCCATGGCCGGCTCGCACATCGGCGACGGCGAGGAGTGCGTGCTCACCGCCCTGCCGCTCTACCATATCTTCGCCTTCTCGGTGAACCTGCTCGCCTTCTTCAAGCACGGCGCCCACAACGTCCTGGTGCCCAACCCGCGGCCGATCCAGAACCTGCAGCGGGCCATCGAGAACTACCCCGTCAGTTGGATCAGCGGGGTCAACACCCTCTTCAATGCCCTGCTCAACGAGGAGTGGTTCACCCTCTACCCGCCCCGCCGGCTGCGTGCCGCGGCGGCCGGCGGCACGGCCCTGCATGCCGCCGTGGCCGAACGCTGGGAGAAAGTCACCGGCACCCCGCTGGTGGAGGGCTACGGCCTCACCGAGAGCTCGCCGGTGATCAGCTTCAACCCCCTGGTGGGAAGGCGCAAGCCGGGCAGCATCGGCATCCCGGTGCCGGGCACCGAGGTGCGCCTGGTCGATGAGGGCGGCGCGCCGGTGGCCCAGGGCGAGCCGGGGGAGCTTACCGCCCGCGGCCCCCAGGTGATGCAGGGCTACTGGCAGCAGCCGGAGGCCAGCGCCGAAGCCCTGCGCGACGGCTGGCTCTATACGGGGGATGTGGCCGCCATGGACGAGGACGGCTACCTGCGCATCGTCGACCGCAAGAAGGACCTGATCCTGGTCAGCGGCTTCAACGTCTACCCCAACGAGGTGGAAGACTGCATCGCCCTGCTGGACGCCGTGCAAGAGGTGGGAGTGATCGGCGTGCCCGACGCCGATAGCGGCGAGGCGGTGCGGGCCTATATCGTCACCCGCGGCGAGCTCGACCCCGAGACGGTGAAGGCCCACTGCCGGAAGCACCTGGCCCGCTACAAGGTGCCCAGGCAGGTCGAATTCGTCGACGACCTGCCCAAGAGCCCCATCGGCAAGGTGCTGCGCAAGGACCTGCGCGCCGACTACCTCAAGGATCACCCACAAGCCACCGACGGGAGCCCCGCATGCTGA
- a CDS encoding ExeM/NucH family extracellular endonuclease, giving the protein MKPRQNLALFARLSAASDGAPRLLGTRRIGRYLLLALLLVAAQAPASCPEPSTADLAAIKGTDAAPALPEGQAVVTEGVVTGAFLGRDRLNGFYLQQATEQGPGGLFVYMPGATERDAERLVPGKHVQLHARTGEYRGQIQLQRVERVEICARDQLPEPEALAWPLDEEALSRLEGRLVAFSEPLTVTGNYELGRYGSLRLANERLFRPTNAPDHDQERAVLMLDDGSYRAFPSPIPYLNDDGTRRVGSRVAGLTGVLTHAFDAWRLHPTETPRFLDANPRPAPLDEPGERLRVAAFNVENYFTTLGQRGAANAEELERQRAKLAAAVAGLSADILALVEVQNTPGALADLVEQLSLRTGVTYRAVGGRADRGSDAIKLALLYRPDRVEAISELHADNDPVHHRPPLAAFFQPREGGEAFGVVTAHFKAKSGCPARGDIDQGQGCWNERRVAQAKAMAAFLERLATEGSERLLLVGDLNAYGAEEPIRTLTDTGLVDLIARELPPERRYTYVFHGESGYLDHALASPALAAAVAAVHPWPINADEPPFLGYDGPESAAELIRPDPFRSSDHDPVVVDLSPEGR; this is encoded by the coding sequence ATGAAACCCAGGCAAAATCTCGCCCTGTTTGCACGGCTGAGTGCCGCCTCCGACGGCGCCCCCCGCCTGCTGGGCACCCGGCGCATCGGGCGCTATCTGCTGCTGGCCCTGCTGCTGGTGGCCGCGCAGGCCCCAGCCAGCTGCCCCGAACCCTCCACCGCCGACCTCGCCGCCATCAAGGGAACCGACGCTGCGCCGGCCCTGCCCGAAGGCCAGGCGGTGGTGACCGAGGGCGTGGTCACCGGTGCCTTCCTGGGTCGCGACCGCCTCAACGGCTTCTACCTGCAGCAGGCCACCGAGCAGGGCCCGGGTGGGCTCTTCGTCTACATGCCCGGGGCCACCGAGCGTGACGCCGAACGCCTCGTGCCGGGCAAGCACGTCCAGCTCCACGCCCGCACCGGCGAATACCGCGGGCAGATTCAGCTGCAGCGGGTCGAGCGCGTCGAGATCTGCGCCCGCGACCAACTGCCGGAGCCCGAGGCGCTGGCCTGGCCCCTGGACGAGGAGGCGCTCTCCCGGCTGGAGGGGCGGCTGGTCGCCTTCTCTGAGCCCCTCACCGTTACCGGCAACTACGAACTGGGGCGCTATGGCTCCCTGAGGCTCGCCAATGAGCGGCTCTTCCGCCCTACCAATGCGCCGGACCATGACCAGGAGCGCGCCGTCCTGATGCTCGACGACGGCAGCTACCGTGCCTTCCCGAGCCCCATTCCCTACCTGAACGACGACGGCACCCGACGCGTCGGCAGCCGGGTCGCGGGGCTGACCGGGGTGCTGACCCACGCCTTCGACGCCTGGCGCCTGCACCCCACCGAGACACCGCGCTTCTTGGATGCCAACCCGCGCCCGGCGCCGCTGGACGAGCCGGGAGAGCGGCTGCGGGTGGCAGCCTTCAACGTCGAGAACTACTTCACCACCCTGGGCCAGCGCGGCGCGGCCAACGCCGAGGAGCTGGAGCGCCAGCGGGCCAAGCTCGCCGCCGCAGTGGCGGGGCTGAGTGCCGATATCCTGGCACTGGTGGAGGTTCAGAACACTCCGGGGGCGCTGGCCGACCTGGTCGAGCAGCTGAGCCTTCGCACCGGCGTGACCTACCGGGCGGTGGGCGGCCGCGCCGACCGCGGCTCCGATGCCATCAAGCTCGCCCTGCTCTACCGGCCGGACCGGGTGGAGGCGATCAGCGAGCTCCATGCCGACAACGACCCGGTGCACCATCGCCCGCCGCTGGCGGCCTTCTTCCAACCCCGGGAGGGCGGTGAGGCCTTCGGGGTGGTGACCGCTCACTTCAAGGCCAAGAGCGGCTGCCCCGCCCGCGGCGATATCGATCAGGGCCAAGGCTGCTGGAACGAGCGCCGGGTGGCCCAGGCGAAAGCGATGGCGGCCTTCCTCGAGCGCCTCGCTACCGAGGGAAGCGAGCGGCTGCTGCTGGTCGGCGACCTCAACGCCTATGGTGCCGAGGAGCCGATCCGCACCCTGACCGACACCGGCCTGGTCGACCTGATCGCCAGGGAGCTGCCGCCGGAGCGGCGCTACACCTATGTGTTCCACGGCGAGTCGGGCTACCTGGACCACGCCCTGGCGAGCCCCGCCCTGGCCGCGGCCGTGGCGGCGGTGCACCCCTGGCCGATCAACGCCGACGAGCCCCCCTTCCTCGGCTACGATGGCCCGGAGAGCGCCGCGGAGCTCATCCGCCCCGATCCCTTCCGCTCCTCGGACCATGACCCGGTGGTGGTGGACCTCTCGCCCGAGGGGCGGTGA
- a CDS encoding arsenic resistance protein, with product MRELMERHQSWVYLVAILAGLGLGLASPSVTGSLGRLLWPLLGLLLYATFTQVPLTRLSLAFRDWRFLGALLTGNFVIIPLMLGVMAWWLPLAPAVLVGVLLVLLVPCTDWFISFTHLGKGDTGRAIAAAPILLLVQIVALPAYLWWFLGSDWLRIAISGQLLGAFAGLILLPLALAWLTERLAARHPNARRLVHGLGFLPVPLLASVVFLIAASQVNRVAGLTGVLAQVLLIFVAYLALAALLGRLLGHGFRLPPASARTLTFSFGTRNSFVVLPIALTLPEAWYVAVVVIVFQSLVELFGMVAYMAWVPSRLIPDRDGR from the coding sequence GTGCGTGAACTCATGGAGCGCCACCAGTCCTGGGTCTACCTGGTCGCGATTCTCGCCGGTCTGGGGCTCGGGCTTGCCTCGCCATCCGTGACCGGGTCACTGGGTCGGCTGCTGTGGCCGCTGCTCGGTCTCCTGCTCTATGCCACCTTCACCCAGGTGCCGTTGACGCGGCTCTCCCTGGCGTTTCGGGATTGGCGGTTTCTGGGCGCCCTGCTCACTGGCAACTTCGTGATCATCCCGCTGATGCTGGGCGTCATGGCGTGGTGGCTACCGCTTGCGCCGGCCGTTCTCGTCGGGGTGTTGCTGGTGCTGCTGGTGCCCTGCACCGACTGGTTCATCAGCTTCACCCACCTCGGCAAGGGAGACACCGGCAGGGCCATCGCCGCGGCGCCGATCCTGCTGCTCGTCCAGATCGTCGCCCTGCCGGCCTACCTTTGGTGGTTCCTGGGCAGTGACTGGCTGCGGATTGCGATCAGCGGCCAGCTGCTTGGCGCCTTCGCTGGGCTGATCCTGCTGCCCCTGGCGCTGGCCTGGCTGACCGAGCGGCTGGCGGCTCGTCACCCGAATGCCCGGCGCCTGGTCCACGGCCTGGGGTTCCTGCCCGTTCCCCTGCTCGCTAGCGTGGTGTTCCTGATCGCGGCGTCCCAGGTGAACCGGGTGGCCGGCCTGACCGGGGTCCTGGCGCAGGTGCTGCTGATCTTCGTGGCCTACCTGGCCCTGGCCGCGCTGCTGGGCAGGCTGCTCGGCCACGGCTTCAGGCTGCCTCCGGCGTCGGCCAGGACCCTGACCTTCAGCTTCGGCACCCGCAACTCCTTCGTGGTCCTGCCCATCGCGCTGACGCTGCCCGAGGCCTGGTACGTCGCCGTGGTGGTCATCGTCTTCCAGTCGCTGGTCGAGCTGTTCGGCATGGTGGCCTACATGGCCTGGGTGCCCAGCCGGTTGATTCCCGACCGCGATGGCAGGTGA
- a CDS encoding GNAT family N-acetyltransferase, with amino-acid sequence MRTCAPSSVPPARPGRWALYRLVQWRFRRFDAYLYRIIIDERFRARGLGRQLLERWLALLAEQGVRRADLEVWGNNPRAEALYAALGFQVKRRRRLPLRASWLRDRELTHMIKRW; translated from the coding sequence ATGAGGACCTGCGCGCCGAGTTCGGTGCCGCCAGCGCGGCCTGGGCGCTGGGCGCTCTACCGGCTGGTGCAGTGGCGCTTCCGGCGCTTCGACGCCTACCTCTATCGCATCATCATCGACGAGCGCTTTCGCGCCCGGGGCCTCGGCCGGCAGCTGCTGGAGCGCTGGCTGGCGCTGCTGGCCGAGCAGGGCGTGCGGCGGGCGGATCTTGAGGTGTGGGGCAACAACCCGCGGGCCGAGGCCCTCTATGCGGCGCTGGGGTTCCAGGTGAAGCGACGTCGCCGGCTGCCACTGCGCGCGAGCTGGCTGCGTGATCGCGAGCTGACCCACATGATCAAGCGATGGTAG
- a CDS encoding bile acid:sodium symporter gives MLSPLEETLLAIMMAVIMLGMGSSLTFKDFRIAMRHPQAIGIGFASQYLFMPLLAFLIGRALQLPPIQAVSLILMGCVPGGTTSNIFAYFSRSLLGLSILMTVCSTLLAVVMVPVVLALYTTGIDAAFRIPSGNIVAVLGVLLVPTLFGMWLRRRNANLGACTELMGGILGVVVIVFLIATWVPRNGQLLMTTGPEIYLAAIGLGLCGFLIGYWFSRAARLNPLKARTVSLETGIQNGPLAVLIVTLSFAGEIQQQMLLIPVMYSLFIVITSTFLTFYYRRRSQREELARDQAKVEAATP, from the coding sequence ATGCTGAGCCCACTCGAGGAAACGCTGCTGGCCATCATGATGGCCGTGATCATGCTGGGCATGGGGTCGTCGCTGACCTTCAAGGACTTCCGCATCGCCATGCGTCACCCCCAGGCGATCGGTATCGGCTTCGCCTCCCAGTACCTGTTCATGCCGCTGCTCGCCTTCCTGATCGGCCGCGCCCTGCAACTGCCCCCCATCCAGGCGGTCAGCCTGATCCTGATGGGCTGCGTGCCCGGCGGCACCACCTCCAATATCTTCGCCTACTTCTCGAGGAGCCTGCTCGGCCTCTCCATCCTGATGACGGTCTGCTCGACCCTGCTGGCGGTGGTCATGGTGCCGGTGGTGCTGGCCCTCTACACCACCGGCATCGACGCCGCCTTCCGGATCCCCTCGGGTAATATCGTCGCAGTGCTCGGCGTGCTGCTGGTGCCGACCCTGTTCGGCATGTGGCTGCGCCGGCGCAACGCCAACCTCGGCGCCTGCACCGAGCTGATGGGCGGCATCCTCGGCGTGGTGGTGATCGTCTTTTTGATCGCGACTTGGGTGCCGCGCAACGGGCAACTGTTGATGACCACCGGCCCCGAGATCTACCTGGCGGCCATCGGCCTCGGCCTGTGCGGCTTCCTGATCGGCTACTGGTTCAGCCGTGCCGCCCGCCTCAACCCGCTCAAGGCCCGCACCGTGTCGCTGGAGACCGGCATCCAGAACGGGCCGCTTGCAGTGTTGATCGTCACCCTCTCGTTTGCCGGCGAGATCCAGCAGCAGATGCTGCTGATCCCGGTGATGTACTCGCTGTTCATCGTCATCACCTCCACCTTCCTGACCTTCTACTACCGACGCCGCAGCCAGCGCGAGGAGCTCGCCCGCGACCAGGCGAAGGTGGAGGCGGCCACCCCCTGA
- a CDS encoding undecaprenyl-diphosphatase: protein MLTEKTLNLALFAQLNAAPDSDPRLLLLAELAAVYLIWLVPALLVIGWLRGSDRLKRPLLEAFIATLLALAASWLIGYWWPTPRPFMMPVGQTFLEHAATPAFPSNHATIMLTMGFSLLLHAGTRRIGRYLLLLAVPVAWARVFLGVHFPQDMLGALLLAAGVAALVGVSRSWLTLPFYHHVARRLYHLLFAPLISRGWVER from the coding sequence ATGCTCACGGAAAAGACGCTCAATCTCGCCCTGTTCGCCCAGCTGAATGCCGCACCGGACAGCGATCCTCGCCTGCTGCTGCTGGCCGAGCTCGCCGCGGTCTATCTGATCTGGCTGGTGCCGGCCCTGCTGGTCATCGGCTGGCTGCGCGGCAGCGACCGCCTGAAGCGTCCGCTGCTCGAGGCGTTCATCGCCACCCTGCTCGCCCTGGCCGCGAGCTGGCTGATCGGGTACTGGTGGCCCACGCCGCGCCCCTTCATGATGCCGGTGGGGCAGACCTTCCTCGAGCATGCGGCGACGCCCGCTTTCCCCAGCAACCATGCCACCATCATGCTGACCATGGGCTTCAGCCTGCTGCTGCATGCCGGCACCCGTCGCATCGGCCGCTACCTGCTGCTGCTGGCCGTGCCGGTCGCCTGGGCGCGGGTCTTTCTCGGCGTGCACTTCCCCCAGGACATGCTGGGCGCCCTGCTGCTGGCCGCCGGCGTGGCCGCGCTGGTCGGCGTCAGTCGCAGCTGGCTGACCCTGCCCTTCTATCACCACGTGGCGAGGCGGCTCTATCACCTGCTGTTCGCGCCCTTGATCAGCCGAGGCTGGGTCGAGCGCTGA
- the mgtE gene encoding magnesium transporter translates to MSYIELAADLRSAIEQQDTAAIRHLVAEMQLADLAEFIQHEQEDTTLSLLDYLPLDERASAFGYLEEETQSALAAEMDDATLAELLHHMSADERADLFKLLDEARQQGLLRRLAHAEREDIRKLASYEEGTAGALMTSEYVAVPAEMDVATALEKVRRTGPNAETIYQIYCVDDEGRLTGTLSLREMILANPHATLASLMVEELVVAKVDTPQEEVARLISRYDLMALPVTNGGERLVGIVTYDDAMDVAEEEATEDMHKSVSVGKLEGGLRSASLFDLYRKRIVWLVLLVFANIFSGAGIAYFEETIEAYIALVFFLPLLVDSGGNAGSQAATLMVRGMATGDVRTRDWARLLGREVSVAIALGLTMALAVSVVGIFRAGTEIAMVVAMSMVLIVIMGSLIGMILPFLLNRLGWDPATASAPLVTSIADAVGVLIYFAIATAVLGLPA, encoded by the coding sequence ATGAGCTACATCGAGCTCGCTGCCGACCTGCGCAGCGCCATCGAGCAGCAGGACACCGCTGCCATCCGCCATCTGGTCGCCGAGATGCAGCTGGCCGACCTCGCCGAGTTCATCCAGCACGAGCAGGAGGACACCACCCTCTCCCTGCTGGACTACCTGCCCCTGGACGAACGCGCCAGCGCCTTCGGCTACCTGGAGGAGGAGACCCAGAGCGCGCTTGCCGCCGAGATGGACGACGCCACCCTCGCCGAGCTGCTGCACCACATGAGCGCCGACGAGCGTGCCGACCTCTTCAAGCTGCTCGACGAGGCCCGCCAGCAGGGGCTGCTGCGCCGCCTGGCCCACGCCGAGCGCGAGGACATCCGCAAGCTGGCCAGCTACGAGGAAGGCACCGCCGGAGCCCTGATGACCTCCGAGTACGTGGCCGTGCCGGCCGAGATGGACGTGGCCACCGCCCTGGAGAAGGTGCGCCGCACCGGCCCCAACGCCGAGACCATCTACCAGATCTACTGTGTCGACGACGAAGGCCGCCTGACCGGCACCCTGTCGCTGCGCGAGATGATCCTGGCCAATCCCCACGCTACCCTGGCCAGCCTGATGGTCGAGGAGCTGGTGGTCGCCAAGGTGGACACCCCTCAGGAAGAGGTGGCCAGGCTGATCTCGCGCTACGACCTGATGGCCCTGCCGGTGACCAACGGCGGCGAGCGCCTGGTGGGCATCGTGACCTATGACGACGCCATGGACGTGGCCGAGGAGGAGGCCACCGAGGACATGCACAAGAGCGTTTCGGTGGGCAAGCTGGAGGGCGGCCTGCGCAGCGCCAGCCTCTTCGACCTCTACCGCAAGCGCATCGTCTGGCTGGTGCTGCTGGTGTTCGCCAACATCTTCTCCGGCGCCGGCATCGCCTACTTCGAGGAGACCATCGAGGCCTATATCGCCCTGGTCTTCTTCCTGCCCCTGCTGGTGGACAGCGGCGGCAACGCCGGCTCCCAGGCGGCGACCCTGATGGTGCGCGGCATGGCCACCGGCGATGTGCGCACTCGGGACTGGGCGCGACTGCTCGGCCGCGAGGTCAGCGTGGCCATCGCCCTGGGCCTGACCATGGCACTCGCCGTCTCGGTGGTGGGGATCTTCCGCGCCGGCACCGAGATCGCCATGGTGGTCGCGATGAGCATGGTGCTGATCGTGATCATGGGCAGCCTGATCGGCATGATCCTGCCCTTCCTGCTCAATCGCCTGGGCTGGGACCCGGCCACCGCCTCCGCGCCGCTGGTGACCTCCATCGCCGACGCCGTGGGCGTGCTAATCTACTTCGCCATCGCCACCGCGGTACTCGGCCTGCCCGCCTGA